A window from Bombus pascuorum chromosome 12, iyBomPasc1.1, whole genome shotgun sequence encodes these proteins:
- the LOC132912423 gene encoding recQ-mediated genome instability protein 1-like isoform X1, whose translation MSEDVFRRIKGRLKSECYSMNNEWLRDCIEFYVNQHENPGPEKILQFVKEQWQLSDLRKINNENGCLPCNLSDKKFIILSGNYILQVEQMYDIATSKYKQLEHIRNTHISKIDLSEAEKMEKWQPPKKRMIQLRLTDGLQDIIAIEYNYISRLNDILLPGYKVMIMGPLKCRKGVLLLEDGKLKGIGGEVDSLLIPNAMENVLARALNLSENPDPYSDNETKSNNIRPEVPQIDQVLFEEDFEINPEDVFKTEDSHNEDHKQSKIKNTNADIKRVQSYENEEILNDNVHFQREINNAKTEIKRILSHENEEMLIDDDCFQTEIEFTSNEVKTDQSCGNEKILDDDDCFLEMVDEEQFTEASMEQKNIALPFRTLPKEGSDDIIVITDEEAVADVKHDAFRETREKDSSHLNFKLCTAKTESSISHSKIGKKQKSLLTNEKKRVSTSPRTTIASKKGRMDKQITEFMKGVASEEPKICEFIYDINNEIITTTTFKTIRGHVEVLGKLTKQDQSWILQATIADGTGTIEVSFSNKILESLLGFSVREFSLRKKLRKKNPEIEHELRMSFRNAEKEMKALDALLKLELNRDERPTVIEITDLTQEQKEIIDRKVKAFSLKNNI comes from the exons ATGAGTGAAGACGTATTCAGACGAATAAAAGGCAGATTAAAATCAGAATGTTATTCAATGAATAACGAATGGTTGAGAGATTGTATAGAGTTTTACGTAAATCAACATGAAAAT CCAGGTCCagagaaaattttacaatttgtaaaaGAACAATGGCAACTTAGTGATTTgcgtaaaattaataatgaaaatggaTGTTTACCTTGCAATCTATcggataaaaaatttattattttatctggAAACTATATTCTTCag GTAGAACAAATGTATGATATTGCAACATCAAAGTATAAACAATTAGAGCATATTAGAAACACTCATATCTCAAAAATAGATCTATCCGAAgcagaaaaaatggaaaaatggcAACCCCCTAAAAAAAGAATGATACAATTACGACTAACAGATGGATTGCAAGACATAATTGCaattgaatataattatatatcacGACTGAAT gatatattattaccaggatataaagttatgatAATGGGCCCATTGAAATGTCGTAAAGGTGTTTTGTTATTAGAAGatggaaaattgaaaggaATTGGTGGCGAAGTGGATAGCTTATTAATACCTAATGCAATGGAAAATGTTTTAGCTAGAGCTCT AAATCTTTCAGAAAATCCTGACCCCTATAGTGATAATGAGACTAAATCAAATAACATTAGACCAGAAGTACCACAAATAGACCAAGTCCTTTTTGAAGAAGACTTCGAAATAAATCCTGAAGATGTTTTTAAAACTGAAGATTCCCATAACGAAGATCATAAACAAtcgaaaattaagaatacaaACGCAGACATTAAAAGAGTTCAAAGttatgaaaatgaagaaattttgaaTGATAATGTTCATTTTCAGAGAGAAATTAATAACGCTAAGACTGAAAttaagagaattttaagtcatgaaaatgaagaaatgttAATCGATGATGATTGTTTTCAAACAGAAATTGAATTTACCAGCAATGAAGTTAAAACGGATCAAAGTTgtggaaatgaaaaaatccTGGATGACGACGATTGTTTTTTAGAGatg GTTGACGAAGAACAATTTACAGAAGCGTCAATGGAACAAAAGAATATTGCGTTGCCATTTAGGACTTTGCCAAAAGAGGGAAGCGATGACATTATTGTAATAACCGATGAGGAGGCTGTAGCAGATGTAAAACATGACGCCTTTAGAGAAACCAGAGAGAAAGATTCGtcacatttaaatttcaagttGTGTACTGCCAAGACAGAATCATCAATTTCCCATTCAAAAATTgggaaaaaacaaaaatctttGTTAactaacgaaaaaaaaaga GTTTCAACTTCTCCTCGTACAACAATAGCTTCGAAGAAGGGTAGAATGGATAAACAGATTACAGAATTTATGAAAGGAGTAGCTTCAGAAGAGCCGAAAATTTGCGAATTTATCTAcgatattaataatgaaataataacgaCCACAACTTTTAAAACTATTCGAGGTCACGTCGAAGTCCTCGGAAAACTAACAAAACAAGATCAATCTTGGATTTTGCAAGCTACAATAGCAGATGGTACTGGAACAATAGAAGTTTCTTTCTCAAATAAG ATTCTAGAAAGTTTACTAGGTTTCAGTGTCCGAGAGTTTTCattgagaaagaaattgaGGAAAAAGAACCCAGAAATTGAGCATGAACTTAGGATG aGTTTTCGTAATGCAGAAAAAGAGATGAAAGCTCTGGATGCACTCTTAAAATTAGAGTTAAATAGAGATGAAAGACCAACAGTAATTGAAATTACCGATTTAACTCAggaacagaaagaaataatagacaGGAAAGTGAAAGCTTTTTCACTTAAAAACAACATTTAA
- the LOC132912423 gene encoding recQ-mediated genome instability protein 1-like isoform X2, which yields MYDIATSKYKQLEHIRNTHISKIDLSEAEKMEKWQPPKKRMIQLRLTDGLQDIIAIEYNYISRLNDILLPGYKVMIMGPLKCRKGVLLLEDGKLKGIGGEVDSLLIPNAMENVLARALNLSENPDPYSDNETKSNNIRPEVPQIDQVLFEEDFEINPEDVFKTEDSHNEDHKQSKIKNTNADIKRVQSYENEEILNDNVHFQREINNAKTEIKRILSHENEEMLIDDDCFQTEIEFTSNEVKTDQSCGNEKILDDDDCFLEMVDEEQFTEASMEQKNIALPFRTLPKEGSDDIIVITDEEAVADVKHDAFRETREKDSSHLNFKLCTAKTESSISHSKIGKKQKSLLTNEKKRVSTSPRTTIASKKGRMDKQITEFMKGVASEEPKICEFIYDINNEIITTTTFKTIRGHVEVLGKLTKQDQSWILQATIADGTGTIEVSFSNKILESLLGFSVREFSLRKKLRKKNPEIEHELRMSFRNAEKEMKALDALLKLELNRDERPTVIEITDLTQEQKEIIDRKVKAFSLKNNI from the exons ATGTATGATATTGCAACATCAAAGTATAAACAATTAGAGCATATTAGAAACACTCATATCTCAAAAATAGATCTATCCGAAgcagaaaaaatggaaaaatggcAACCCCCTAAAAAAAGAATGATACAATTACGACTAACAGATGGATTGCAAGACATAATTGCaattgaatataattatatatcacGACTGAAT gatatattattaccaggatataaagttatgatAATGGGCCCATTGAAATGTCGTAAAGGTGTTTTGTTATTAGAAGatggaaaattgaaaggaATTGGTGGCGAAGTGGATAGCTTATTAATACCTAATGCAATGGAAAATGTTTTAGCTAGAGCTCT AAATCTTTCAGAAAATCCTGACCCCTATAGTGATAATGAGACTAAATCAAATAACATTAGACCAGAAGTACCACAAATAGACCAAGTCCTTTTTGAAGAAGACTTCGAAATAAATCCTGAAGATGTTTTTAAAACTGAAGATTCCCATAACGAAGATCATAAACAAtcgaaaattaagaatacaaACGCAGACATTAAAAGAGTTCAAAGttatgaaaatgaagaaattttgaaTGATAATGTTCATTTTCAGAGAGAAATTAATAACGCTAAGACTGAAAttaagagaattttaagtcatgaaaatgaagaaatgttAATCGATGATGATTGTTTTCAAACAGAAATTGAATTTACCAGCAATGAAGTTAAAACGGATCAAAGTTgtggaaatgaaaaaatccTGGATGACGACGATTGTTTTTTAGAGatg GTTGACGAAGAACAATTTACAGAAGCGTCAATGGAACAAAAGAATATTGCGTTGCCATTTAGGACTTTGCCAAAAGAGGGAAGCGATGACATTATTGTAATAACCGATGAGGAGGCTGTAGCAGATGTAAAACATGACGCCTTTAGAGAAACCAGAGAGAAAGATTCGtcacatttaaatttcaagttGTGTACTGCCAAGACAGAATCATCAATTTCCCATTCAAAAATTgggaaaaaacaaaaatctttGTTAactaacgaaaaaaaaaga GTTTCAACTTCTCCTCGTACAACAATAGCTTCGAAGAAGGGTAGAATGGATAAACAGATTACAGAATTTATGAAAGGAGTAGCTTCAGAAGAGCCGAAAATTTGCGAATTTATCTAcgatattaataatgaaataataacgaCCACAACTTTTAAAACTATTCGAGGTCACGTCGAAGTCCTCGGAAAACTAACAAAACAAGATCAATCTTGGATTTTGCAAGCTACAATAGCAGATGGTACTGGAACAATAGAAGTTTCTTTCTCAAATAAG ATTCTAGAAAGTTTACTAGGTTTCAGTGTCCGAGAGTTTTCattgagaaagaaattgaGGAAAAAGAACCCAGAAATTGAGCATGAACTTAGGATG aGTTTTCGTAATGCAGAAAAAGAGATGAAAGCTCTGGATGCACTCTTAAAATTAGAGTTAAATAGAGATGAAAGACCAACAGTAATTGAAATTACCGATTTAACTCAggaacagaaagaaataatagacaGGAAAGTGAAAGCTTTTTCACTTAAAAACAACATTTAA
- the LOC132912437 gene encoding 2-methoxy-6-polyprenyl-1,4-benzoquinol methylase, mitochondrial isoform X2 has product MYMFLLLKYCRKMEKRRLFLNFTKNKRITLVFEKCFSDAAATNNNEKTTHFGFKTVKESDKVKEVYTVFEKVANSYDQMNDAMSFGIHRIWKDIFIQRLGPTHGTKLLDSAGGTGDITFRYLNYLKNTPNYQDVKSSVTVCDINKNMLDVGKVRARKLGWTDQNNFSIDWKQCDAEKLPFEDDSYNAYTIAFGIRNVTHIGKVLSEAYRVLTPGGCFMCLEFSHVDNSILKWLYDQYSFQIIPVLGTLIAGEWQPYQYLVESIRKFPKQEEFKPPHRLLQ; this is encoded by the exons atgtatatgtttttattgttaaaatattgcaGAAAGATGGAGAAACGAagactttttttaaatttcacaaaaaataaaagaattactcTCGTGTTTGAGAAATGTTTTTCGGATGCCGCAGCAACTAATAATAATGAGAAAACAACACATTTTGGATTCAAAACTGTCAAAGAAAGTGATAAAGTGAAAGAAG TATATACAGTTTTTGAGAAGGTAGCAAATTCGTACGATCAAATGAATGATGCTATGAGTTTTGGAATTCATCGCATTTGGAAAGATATATTCATTCAAAGGCTTGGACCAACTCATGGCACCAAATTATTAGATTCGGCTGGTGGCACAGGGGATATTACAttcagatatttaaattatttaaagaataccCCTAATTACCAAGATGTAAAGAGTTCTGTAACAGTTTGtgatataaataagaatatgttAGATGTTGGTAAAGTAAGAGCAAGAAAATTAGGATGGACagatcaaaataattttagtatcGATTGGAAACAATGCGATGCAGAAAAGCTTCCTTTCGAGGACGATTCATATAATGCTTACACAATAGCCTTTGGAATAAGAAATGTAACACATATTGGAAAG GTACTTTCTGAGGCATACAGAGTACTAACTCCGGGTGGTTGTTTCATGTGTTTAGAATTCAGTCATGTAGATAATAGTATTTTGAAATG gCTCTATGATCaatattcatttcaaataataCCTGTGTTGGGTACACTCATAGCAGGAGAATGGCAGCCCTATCAATATCTTGTCGAGAGTATTAGAAAATTCCCAAAGCAAGAAGAATTTAAA CCTCCTCATCGGTTATTACAATAA
- the LOC132912437 gene encoding 2-methoxy-6-polyprenyl-1,4-benzoquinol methylase, mitochondrial isoform X1, with protein sequence MYMFLLLKYCRKMEKRRLFLNFTKNKRITLVFEKCFSDAAATNNNEKTTHFGFKTVKESDKVKEVYTVFEKVANSYDQMNDAMSFGIHRIWKDIFIQRLGPTHGTKLLDSAGGTGDITFRYLNYLKNTPNYQDVKSSVTVCDINKNMLDVGKVRARKLGWTDQNNFSIDWKQCDAEKLPFEDDSYNAYTIAFGIRNVTHIGKVLSEAYRVLTPGGCFMCLEFSHVDNSILKWLYDQYSFQIIPVLGTLIAGEWQPYQYLVESIRKFPKQEEFKDMIEVAGFRNVTYENLNSGIVAIHSGFKL encoded by the exons atgtatatgtttttattgttaaaatattgcaGAAAGATGGAGAAACGAagactttttttaaatttcacaaaaaataaaagaattactcTCGTGTTTGAGAAATGTTTTTCGGATGCCGCAGCAACTAATAATAATGAGAAAACAACACATTTTGGATTCAAAACTGTCAAAGAAAGTGATAAAGTGAAAGAAG TATATACAGTTTTTGAGAAGGTAGCAAATTCGTACGATCAAATGAATGATGCTATGAGTTTTGGAATTCATCGCATTTGGAAAGATATATTCATTCAAAGGCTTGGACCAACTCATGGCACCAAATTATTAGATTCGGCTGGTGGCACAGGGGATATTACAttcagatatttaaattatttaaagaataccCCTAATTACCAAGATGTAAAGAGTTCTGTAACAGTTTGtgatataaataagaatatgttAGATGTTGGTAAAGTAAGAGCAAGAAAATTAGGATGGACagatcaaaataattttagtatcGATTGGAAACAATGCGATGCAGAAAAGCTTCCTTTCGAGGACGATTCATATAATGCTTACACAATAGCCTTTGGAATAAGAAATGTAACACATATTGGAAAG GTACTTTCTGAGGCATACAGAGTACTAACTCCGGGTGGTTGTTTCATGTGTTTAGAATTCAGTCATGTAGATAATAGTATTTTGAAATG gCTCTATGATCaatattcatttcaaataataCCTGTGTTGGGTACACTCATAGCAGGAGAATGGCAGCCCTATCAATATCTTGTCGAGAGTATTAGAAAATTCCCAAAGCAAGAAGAATTTAAA GACATGATTGAAGTAGCAGGTTTTAGAAATGTGACGTATGAAAATCTAAATAGCGGTATAGTAGCTATTCATTCGGGTtttaaattatga
- the LOC132912439 gene encoding transmembrane ascorbate-dependent reductase CYB561-like isoform X1, with amino-acid sequence MSTNYPYVYQICLDMEQITEPRVNLEGFRPLIIVMEIVGAILIILVAVWCGNYRGGFAWNSNPTLEFNWHPLLMVIGFVFLYANGMLIYRTQRNNRKRRLKLIHAGIMMLIVALVVISLVAVFDSHNLQSKPIPNMYSLHSWVGLTSVILFCCQWLAGFLSFLYPGLQLPLRASYMPIHVYFGIAGFVGVIASCLLGLNEKAFFALGNNYPNLVDEAILINVIGLMLVVFGGLAVYLVSQERYKRLPRAEDEALVGGRSQ; translated from the exons ATGTCAACAAATTATCCATACGTATACCAGATATGTTTAG ACATGGAGCAAATTACAGAACCACGTGTGAATCTGGAGGGTTTTAGACCGCTCATCATTGTAATGGAAATCGTCGGAGCAATACTGATAATTCTAGTTGCAGTTTGGTGCGGCAATTATAGAGGTGGTTTTGCTTGGAATTCTAATCCAACGTTAGAATTCAATTGGCATCCTCTTTTAATGGTTATTGGATTCGTATTTCTATATGCCAATG GTATGTTAATATATAGGAcacaaagaaataatcgaaaacGAAGATTGAAACTAATTCACGCAGGCATAATGATGTTAATTGTTGCATTAGTTGTAATTTCTCTTGTGGCTGTGTTTGACAGCCACAACTTGCAATCGAAACCAATTCCAAACATGTACAGTCTTCATAGTTGGGTTGGGCTCACTagcgtaattttattttgctgcCAG TGGCTTGCCGGATTTCTATCTTTCCTGTATCCAGGATTACAGCTTCCATTACGGGCTTCTTACATGCCAATTCACGTATACTTTGGAATCGCAGGATTCGTTGGTGTAATTGCTTCCTGTCTTTTAGGCCTCAATGAAAAAGCATTTTTTGCTCTAGG aaataattatCCAAACCTTGTAGACGAGgcgatattaattaatgtaatcgGACTTATGTTAGTCGTTTTTGGTGGATTAGCAGTTTATTTGGTATCACAAGAACGTTACAAACGTTTACCTAGAGCAGAAGACGAAGCATTAGTTGGTGGCAGATCACAGTAA
- the LOC132912439 gene encoding transmembrane ascorbate-dependent reductase CYB561-like isoform X2, translated as MEQITEPRVNLEGFRPLIIVMEIVGAILIILVAVWCGNYRGGFAWNSNPTLEFNWHPLLMVIGFVFLYANGMLIYRTQRNNRKRRLKLIHAGIMMLIVALVVISLVAVFDSHNLQSKPIPNMYSLHSWVGLTSVILFCCQWLAGFLSFLYPGLQLPLRASYMPIHVYFGIAGFVGVIASCLLGLNEKAFFALGNNYPNLVDEAILINVIGLMLVVFGGLAVYLVSQERYKRLPRAEDEALVGGRSQ; from the exons ATGGAGCAAATTACAGAACCACGTGTGAATCTGGAGGGTTTTAGACCGCTCATCATTGTAATGGAAATCGTCGGAGCAATACTGATAATTCTAGTTGCAGTTTGGTGCGGCAATTATAGAGGTGGTTTTGCTTGGAATTCTAATCCAACGTTAGAATTCAATTGGCATCCTCTTTTAATGGTTATTGGATTCGTATTTCTATATGCCAATG GTATGTTAATATATAGGAcacaaagaaataatcgaaaacGAAGATTGAAACTAATTCACGCAGGCATAATGATGTTAATTGTTGCATTAGTTGTAATTTCTCTTGTGGCTGTGTTTGACAGCCACAACTTGCAATCGAAACCAATTCCAAACATGTACAGTCTTCATAGTTGGGTTGGGCTCACTagcgtaattttattttgctgcCAG TGGCTTGCCGGATTTCTATCTTTCCTGTATCCAGGATTACAGCTTCCATTACGGGCTTCTTACATGCCAATTCACGTATACTTTGGAATCGCAGGATTCGTTGGTGTAATTGCTTCCTGTCTTTTAGGCCTCAATGAAAAAGCATTTTTTGCTCTAGG aaataattatCCAAACCTTGTAGACGAGgcgatattaattaatgtaatcgGACTTATGTTAGTCGTTTTTGGTGGATTAGCAGTTTATTTGGTATCACAAGAACGTTACAAACGTTTACCTAGAGCAGAAGACGAAGCATTAGTTGGTGGCAGATCACAGTAA